A single region of the Glycine max cultivar Williams 82 chromosome 20, Glycine_max_v4.0, whole genome shotgun sequence genome encodes:
- the LOC102669074 gene encoding uncharacterized protein, giving the protein MLYLECDPIPKVVENEDDLDDVPVAGHEEDVGAGEQRDADGSEQRDAEAGEQRDAGGEERDVADSEEEKEVDSDEWFINFSYMLNEVEAEVETDGYHSEELNIPISSDDEDEDVEVYPQYSQSSGVGEQKLELGMEFGTLDEFKSALREYSILMGREFKWKKNDKQRARAKCKKAFCDWEIYCAKNEVRNSFQIKTFKHNHNCCREVNNKQANRQWVVSKLEGKLRMQPTLKCVEALEYFKQEFGVHIEVTKMWRAMKEAKQLVEGNERKQYAKVFDYAHELLRSNPGSTVKINISAFGGNLLSAVGLDGNNHIFVIAYAVVDIENKDNWKWFLTLLHEDLGDYIQNGWNFMSDMQKEVMPGAPHRFYVLHLWKNFTKQWKSKELKGIVWQCAKSTTVAEFEGHMAHLKTINCQAWEYLNKWPK; this is encoded by the exons ATGTTGTACTTGGAATGTGATCCAATTCCAAAAGTTGTTGAGAATGAGGATGATTTAGATGATGTACCTGTTGCTGGCCATGAGGAAG ATGTTGGTGCCGGAGAGCAGAGAGATGCTG ATGGTAGTGAGCAGAGGGATGCTGAAGCTGGTGAGCAGAGAGATGCTGGTGGTGAAGAGAGAGATGTTGCTGATAGTGAGGAGGAAAAGGAAGTTGACAGTGATGAGTGGTTTATAAATTTCTCTTATATGTTGAATGAAGTTGAAGCTGAAGTTGAGACAGATGGTTATCATTCAGAGGAGCTTAATATCCCCATTAgtagtgatgatgaagatgaggatgttgaAGTTTATCCTCAATATAGTCAAAGTAGTGGAGTTGGTGAACAGAAGTTGGAATTAGGGATGGAGTTTG GTACTCTAGATGAATTTAAATCTGCCTTGAGGGAGTATAGCATATTGATGGGCAGGGAGTTCAAGTGGAAGAAGAATGATAAACAGAGGGCTAGAGCAAAATGCAAGAAGGCATTTTGTGATTGGGAAATCTACTGTGCAAAGAATGAAGTTAGAAACTCTTTTCAGATAAAGACATTTAAGCATAACCATAATTGTTGCAGAGAAGTGAACAACAAACAAGCAAATAGACAGTGGGTGGTCAGTAAACTTGAGGGCAAACTCAGAATGCAGCCAACCCTTAAATGTGTTGAAGCTTTGGAATATTTCAAGCAAGAGTTTGGAGTGCACATTGAAGTTACAAAGATGTGGAGAGCCATGAAAGAAGCAAAGCAATTAGTGGAAGGGAATGAGAGGAAACAATATGCCAAAGTATTTGATTATGCACATGAATTGTTGAGGAGCAATCCTGGATCAACAGTTAAGATCAACATA AGTGCATTTGGAGGAAACTTGCTCTCTGCTGTTGGGCTTGATGGCAATAACCACATCTTTGTTATTGCTTATGCTGTTGTGGACATTGAGAACAAAGACAATTGGAAATGGTTTTTAACTTTGTTGCATGAAGATCTTGGGGATTACATACAGAATGGGTGGAATTTCATGTCAGACATGCAAAAG GAAGTCATGCCTGGTGCACCTCATAGATTCTATGTCTTGCATCTTTGGAAAAATTTTACAAAGCAATGGAAAAGCAAGGAACTTAAAGGAATTGTGTGGCAATGTGCAAAATCCACTACTGTTGCTGAGTTTGAAGGCCATATGGCCCATTTGAAGACAATCAACTGCCAGGCTTGGGAGTATTTGAATAAATGGCCCAAATAA